TGGATCTGGAAGTTGCACAGGCCGCCATATCGAAAGGCGGCAGCGGCGCCGGCCAGGTAATATTGCCACATTCGGAAGAAGCGCGGATCATAGAGCGCCTCGATCTCCGCACGGTGTTCCTCCGCGCGGCGGTACCAATGTTCCAGCGTCAACGCATAATGGACGCGGAGCACCTCGACGTCCGTCGCCATCAGGCGCGTGCTCTGACTCACCTCAAGGATCTCCGACAGGGACGGCGAGTAACCACCTGGAAAGATGTACTTTCTCGTCCAGGCATCGGTCGTGCCCGGAGCGCCGTAGCGGCCGATCGTGTGCAGCAGCATGACGCCGTCCTCGGTCAGCAGCTCACGGCATTTGCGGAAGAAACCCTCATATTGCGGCGGGCCGACATGCTCGAACATGCCGACCGACACGATCCGGTCGAACGGACCTTCGACGTCGCGATAATCGCGCAGCTCGAAGCGCACCCGGTCGGCGACGCCAGCCTCCTCGGCACGGCGGCGGGCGACGGCCAGTTGCTCTTCGGAAAGGGTGATACCCAGCACGTCGACGTCGGCGACGCGGTTGAGATACAGCGCCATGCCGCCCCAGCCGCAGCCGATGTCGAGCACCCGCTGCCCGGGACGCAGGTGCAGCTTGGCAGCAATGTGCGCCTTTTTCGCCGCCTGTGCAGCGTCGAGCGTGGTCTCCTCCGACGGAAAATAGGCGCAGCTATATTGCCGGTCCGGATCGAGGAAGAGCTCGTAGAGCCTGCCCGAGAGATCGTAATGATGGGCGACGTTGCGGCGCGAGCGTGAGCGCCAGTTGAGCCGATCGACACGCGCCTTGAGGCCGCTCCGCTTCAGCCAGTTTCGCTTCCGACCGCGCTGCTCCCATTGCGCATTGCCCTTGATCAGGGTCACGAGATCGATGATCTCGCCGCGCTCGACGATCAGGCGTCCGTCCATATAGGCTTCGCCCGCCCCCAATGCCGGGTCCCTGAGGATCTGGCGGGTGACGCGCGCGTCCGCGAAACGGATGGTGACCGAGGGAAACGCCTCATCGGGGGCGCCGATCGCATGCGGCCGGCCGCGATGATCGATGATCAGCAATTCGCCCCGCCGGATCAGGCGGCGGAGATGCCCCACCAACAGAAAGATCGGAGAAGGCCGCCAGGCCGGGGCCCGGCCGGGCTGCTGGGACGCGCCATGTCGAACTTGTTGGTCCATGATCCACCTGAACAGGAAGCCACATCTTCGCGCTCTCGCAAACGCGTTCGCTTCGTATCACCAAAGCCGGGGCCTGCCACCCTCTTCCGCGCCACCCAGCCGGTCGGCGGGCCTCAGGGCTTCAAGATCAGCCACTCACCCTCGACGCCCCAGGCCGACAGCGAAGACAGGAAGTTCATCCCGAGCACGTTCATCGTTCCGAAGGCCTCGGAAACGTGGACCGGCAGATCCTGCCGCACGATCGCGCCGACCTGAAGCTTCGCGATGCGCCCGCGCTGCGCCTGGACGATGCCGTTCGCGGTATCGACCACCACCGGAAGGTCGCTCGACGCGCCGATGCCCGCCCGCGCGGCGGTTGCCGCCGAGAGGCTG
The nucleotide sequence above comes from Sphingosinicella sp. BN140058. Encoded proteins:
- a CDS encoding class I SAM-dependent methyltransferase — protein: MFLLVGHLRRLIRRGELLIIDHRGRPHAIGAPDEAFPSVTIRFADARVTRQILRDPALGAGEAYMDGRLIVERGEIIDLVTLIKGNAQWEQRGRKRNWLKRSGLKARVDRLNWRSRSRRNVAHHYDLSGRLYELFLDPDRQYSCAYFPSEETTLDAAQAAKKAHIAAKLHLRPGQRVLDIGCGWGGMALYLNRVADVDVLGITLSEEQLAVARRRAEEAGVADRVRFELRDYRDVEGPFDRIVSVGMFEHVGPPQYEGFFRKCRELLTEDGVMLLHTIGRYGAPGTTDAWTRKYIFPGGYSPSLSEILEVSQSTRLMATDVEVLRVHYALTLEHWYRRAEEHRAEIEALYDPRFFRMWQYYLAGAAAAFRYGGLCNFQIQFARSRWALPLTRDYMIEEERRLGQRPSAEALEA